One Hordeum vulgare subsp. vulgare chromosome 4H, MorexV3_pseudomolecules_assembly, whole genome shotgun sequence DNA window includes the following coding sequences:
- the LOC123450590 gene encoding uncharacterized protein LOC123450590, whose translation MSQQLAVLRARKGVVVHGLRLLKTLGRSGRSDRLRFGEREFSIDETPAFRFRAPSARVLRFIPCVAPAVPDTPDDYSGDRYFFCDPRERDAGSVGDCHGAGPSEYGVENLDDCVEEELLQRAVMGASYANFGAAEQEDCEDAGVDGKAEEFIANFYSQMRLQRQISWLQYNEMMHKSIC comes from the coding sequence atgtcccaacAGCTGGCGGTGCTCCGGGCGCGGAAGGGAGTCGTGGTGCATGGCCTCCGCCTGCTCAAGACCCTGGGACGCAGCGGGCGCAGCGACCGGCTGCGCTTCGGTGAGCGCGAGTTCTCCATCGACGAGACGCCTGCGTTCCGGTTCCGCGCCCCCTCCGCGCGCGTGCTCCGCTTCATCCCCTGCGTCGCCCCCGCCGTCCCGGACACCCCCGACGACTACAGTGGCGACCGCTACTTTTTCTGCGACCCCCGCGAGAGGGACGCGGGCAGCGTCGGGGACTGCCACGGCGCCGGGCCGAGCGAGTACGGCGTCGAGAACCTCGACGATTGCGTGGAGGAGGAGCTGCTCCAGCGGGCAGTGATGGGAGCGAGCTACGCCAACTTCGGCGCCGCGGAACAAGAGGACTGCGAGGACGCCGGGGTGGATGGGAAGGCGGAGGAGTTCATCGCCAACTTCTACTCGCAGATGAGGCTGCAGCGGCAGATCTCCTGGCTCCAGTACAACGAGATGATGCATAAGAGCATCTGCTAG